A genome region from Clostridium pasteurianum includes the following:
- a CDS encoding 2-methylaconitate cis-trans isomerase PrpF family protein codes for MNKTRCTLMRGGTSKGAFFKYEDMPKDKNKWSDFLLEVMGSPDAKQIDGLGGANSLTSKVAIIKKSDKEDYDVEYTFAQVSLTDRMVDFKGNCGNISSAVAPFAINEGIIKADGNKAKVKILNTNTNKLIASEVEIENEQAKEEGNTYIPGVPNPGSPVYLSFYNSEGAVTGKLLPTGNVIDSIETSVGKINISIVDAANPLVFINADDIGLKGTELPDQLTENNLKLIEEIRSIAAELCGFASRDEATKKSPAVPKATIISRPNKYVDLSGKEVSKDNTDLVVRMMSMQKPHKALAITGAVCITTAASIDGTLVNKITKINNGKVRIGHPGGVMETAAEMKEGKIECVRVVRTARRIIEGYVYTRDTVK; via the coding sequence ATGAATAAAACTAGATGTACTCTTATGCGAGGCGGAACAAGTAAAGGTGCATTTTTTAAATATGAGGACATGCCAAAAGATAAAAATAAATGGAGCGATTTTCTTTTAGAAGTTATGGGAAGCCCAGATGCTAAGCAAATTGATGGATTAGGTGGAGCAAATTCATTGACGAGTAAAGTGGCAATTATAAAAAAATCAGATAAGGAAGATTACGATGTAGAATATACATTTGCACAAGTTAGTTTAACTGACAGAATGGTTGACTTTAAGGGCAATTGTGGGAATATTTCTTCAGCTGTTGCACCATTTGCAATTAATGAAGGTATTATAAAGGCTGATGGAAATAAAGCAAAGGTTAAAATATTAAATACAAACACAAATAAATTGATAGCATCAGAAGTAGAAATTGAAAATGAGCAAGCAAAAGAAGAAGGTAATACGTATATACCAGGAGTACCTAATCCAGGATCACCAGTTTATCTTTCATTTTATAATTCTGAGGGCGCAGTCACAGGAAAATTATTACCTACAGGAAATGTAATTGATTCCATAGAAACTTCTGTAGGAAAAATAAATATTTCTATTGTTGATGCTGCAAATCCATTAGTATTTATAAATGCTGACGATATTGGTTTAAAGGGTACTGAGTTACCGGATCAGCTTACAGAAAATAATTTGAAATTAATAGAAGAAATACGTTCTATAGCAGCAGAATTATGCGGATTTGCAAGCAGAGATGAGGCAACAAAGAAATCTCCAGCAGTACCAAAAGCTACAATAATATCAAGACCTAATAAATATGTAGATTTAAGTGGAAAAGAAGTAAGTAAAGATAATACAGATTTAGTTGTCAGAATGATGTCAATGCAAAAACCTCATAAAGCATTAGCGATAACGGGTGCAGTATGTATAACAACAGCAGCAAGCATTGACGGAACTTTAGTTAATAAAATAACAAAAATCAATAATGGAAAGGTAAGAATAGGACATCCAGGTGGCGTTATGGAAACGGCAGCTGAAATGAAGGAAGGAAAAATTGAATGCGTAAGGGTTGTTAGGACAGCACGTAGAATAATAGAAGGTTATGTTTATACAA